The Psychrobium sp. MM17-31 genome window below encodes:
- a CDS encoding TonB-dependent receptor produces MNKLLLKTATATAVALAIGLSAPAMANDTSSAIRGTITDPSGNAATGTVVTITHVPSGTKKTTTVNSSGVFSTKGLRVGGPYRITLDSDTLEDTQINDVYLSLGDVYPLDVTLRSAQSVERISVTGRVINALSGSTGPGNNFTLTDIEDAPSINRDIKDVVRVDPRISVNESGGNAIQCAGGNPRFNSLTVDGARMNDNFGLNSNGYPTTRMPFSFDSIGEISVELAPFDVQYGGFTSCNINAVTKSGDNEISGGFFYDYTSDSFKGDSLEGDDISTGDFDKKTYGFNVGGALIEDKLFFFTSYEKLDGAQIFNYAPLDNGRIDQATIDRIRDISINNYDYNPGTIVPSMPVEDEKLLVKIDWNINENHRANFVYNYNDGFELSQSDGGSSRLSLSNHFYERGAELQSYVASLYSEWSDEFSTEMRVGYSKLDNRQISLDQESGFGEIRIDAGDVDVYIGPDDSRQSNKLEYDNLSLKLAGTYYLEDHEIYFGYEYESLDVFNLFVQHSQTETRFGSIDDFETGTNARVYYGNASSHNPNDAAGEFEYALNTLYVQDTYTLSDYDLTLTYGLRYDWYTSDDVPTHNQNFEDRYGFSNQQNLDGVDLLQPRFGFNWEATDQLEVRGGFGLYSGGNPNVWISNSYSNDGIRNIQFNTKGLQILGPDAIDFNGSGRPGYDVPQSLYDAVGSGTADASTNVTDPNFEIPSEWKYALGATYTTEDEYVLMADLLISRKQDSAIIRNLADEKVSTAPDGRPVYDSVNHSRNSDLLLTNVDGNDAKSTIVSLSMNKSYDNGVKVSASYAYSDVKDVHPMTSSVAFSNYHNIAVVDPENPVLSTSNYEIPHRFTLSVSYSHEFIDGYQTKFSVFGQANEGRPYTYSFDSDTRGLGFNDSSRQLLYVPLENDPLVVYGEDFDLAAFNNFIESEGLKRGEIMGRNTLQSDWWVKFDLKIEQEFAGFSPDHKASAYLTIKNIGNLLNDDWGVLKQGSFLQGALTATVTDDNKYSYNEFNNPSPQSRVTDPSLWEMKLGVRYKF; encoded by the coding sequence ATGAATAAATTATTGTTGAAAACTGCAACGGCAACAGCTGTCGCATTAGCCATCGGTCTTTCAGCACCGGCAATGGCAAATGACACCTCATCAGCAATTCGAGGAACAATTACCGATCCTTCAGGAAATGCCGCCACTGGTACCGTCGTAACTATCACTCACGTACCTTCTGGCACTAAAAAGACAACAACAGTAAACAGCTCTGGCGTTTTTAGCACCAAAGGTCTACGCGTTGGTGGTCCATACAGAATTACCCTTGACTCAGATACCTTAGAAGACACGCAAATTAATGACGTGTACCTGTCATTGGGTGATGTCTATCCGTTGGATGTAACCTTGCGTTCTGCACAAAGTGTTGAACGAATTTCAGTTACTGGTCGTGTAATCAATGCGCTATCTGGTAGCACAGGGCCTGGGAATAACTTCACTCTAACTGACATCGAAGACGCACCGTCTATCAACCGCGACATCAAAGACGTTGTGCGCGTAGATCCGCGTATATCTGTTAACGAGTCAGGCGGTAATGCAATTCAATGTGCCGGTGGTAACCCACGTTTCAACAGCCTAACCGTTGACGGTGCTCGTATGAACGATAACTTCGGTCTTAACAGCAACGGCTACCCAACAACTCGTATGCCATTCTCGTTCGATTCAATCGGCGAGATTTCTGTGGAACTAGCGCCATTTGACGTTCAATACGGTGGCTTTACATCTTGTAACATCAATGCTGTTACTAAATCTGGCGACAACGAGATTTCAGGTGGTTTCTTCTATGATTACACTAGCGATTCTTTCAAAGGTGATTCACTAGAAGGCGATGATATTAGCACTGGTGATTTTGACAAAAAGACCTATGGCTTTAACGTTGGCGGCGCTTTAATCGAAGACAAACTGTTCTTCTTTACATCGTATGAAAAGCTAGATGGTGCACAAATCTTTAACTATGCTCCATTAGACAACGGCCGAATTGATCAAGCAACTATCGACCGTATTCGTGATATCTCTATCAACAACTACGATTATAATCCTGGCACAATAGTGCCTAGCATGCCGGTAGAAGATGAAAAGTTATTAGTTAAAATCGACTGGAACATCAACGAAAACCACCGTGCAAACTTCGTTTACAACTACAACGATGGTTTCGAATTATCACAATCTGATGGCGGCTCTTCTCGTTTGTCACTATCAAACCATTTTTATGAGCGCGGTGCAGAGCTGCAGTCATATGTAGCCTCTCTATACTCTGAGTGGAGCGACGAGTTTTCAACTGAAATGCGCGTCGGTTACTCTAAATTAGATAATCGTCAAATTTCGCTAGATCAAGAAAGTGGCTTTGGCGAGATTCGTATCGATGCTGGTGATGTTGATGTCTATATCGGCCCAGATGATTCACGTCAGTCGAACAAATTAGAATATGACAATCTATCATTAAAATTAGCCGGTACTTACTATTTAGAAGATCACGAAATCTACTTCGGTTATGAATATGAATCGTTAGACGTGTTTAACTTATTTGTTCAACATTCACAAACTGAAACCCGTTTTGGTAGCATCGACGATTTTGAAACTGGTACCAACGCGCGTGTTTATTACGGCAATGCTTCATCACACAACCCTAATGACGCTGCTGGTGAATTTGAGTACGCATTAAACACGTTATACGTGCAAGATACTTATACGCTATCGGATTACGATCTAACATTAACTTATGGTCTTCGCTACGATTGGTACACCAGTGACGATGTTCCAACTCATAACCAAAATTTTGAAGATCGCTACGGTTTCTCAAATCAGCAAAACTTAGATGGTGTCGATCTATTACAACCTCGCTTTGGTTTCAACTGGGAAGCAACAGACCAATTAGAAGTTCGCGGTGGCTTTGGCTTATATTCTGGCGGTAACCCAAATGTATGGATTTCTAATAGTTATTCTAATGACGGTATTAGAAATATCCAGTTTAATACTAAAGGCCTTCAAATTCTGGGTCCAGATGCCATTGATTTTAACGGTTCGGGCCGTCCTGGATACGACGTACCACAATCATTATATGATGCGGTAGGTAGTGGCACAGCGGATGCGTCAACTAATGTCACAGATCCAAACTTTGAAATTCCTTCAGAATGGAAATACGCTTTAGGTGCAACCTACACGACCGAAGATGAATACGTGCTAATGGCAGATCTTCTCATCAGCCGCAAGCAAGACTCTGCAATCATACGTAACTTAGCCGATGAAAAAGTGTCTACGGCACCAGATGGACGTCCTGTTTACGACAGCGTTAACCACTCACGTAACTCTGACTTATTGTTAACAAATGTCGATGGTAATGATGCTAAATCAACAATCGTTTCATTATCTATGAATAAGAGCTACGACAATGGTGTGAAAGTGTCTGCATCTTATGCATATAGTGATGTTAAAGACGTTCATCCAATGACTAGTTCAGTGGCATTCTCTAACTACCACAACATCGCAGTGGTTGATCCAGAAAATCCAGTATTGTCGACTTCTAACTATGAGATCCCGCATCGCTTTACATTAAGTGTTAGTTACAGTCATGAGTTTATCGACGGTTACCAAACTAAATTCAGTGTATTTGGCCAAGCAAACGAAGGTCGCCCGTATACATATAGTTTCGACAGTGACACACGAGGCCTTGGTTTCAACGATTCAAGCCGTCAGCTACTGTACGTTCCATTGGAGAACGATCCGTTAGTGGTTTATGGAGAAGACTTTGATTTAGCAGCATTTAATAACTTCATCGAATCTGAAGGGTTAAAACGTGGCGAGATTATGGGTCGTAACACACTACAAAGCGATTGGTGGGTTAAGTTTGATCTGAAAATCGAGCAAGAATTTGCAGGGTTCTCACCAGATCACAAAGCTAGTGCTTACCTTACAATCAAGAACATAGGCAACTTGCTTAACGACGATTGGGGCGTACTCAAGCAAGGTAGTTTCCTACAAGGTGCACTAACCGCAACGGTAACTGATGACAACAAGTACTCGTATAACGAGTTTAACAACCCGAGCCCACAAAGCCGTGTAACCGACCCATCACTATGGGAAATGAAGCTAGGCGTAAGATACAAATTCTAA
- a CDS encoding DNA topoisomerase III: protein MNLYIAEKPSLARAIANGLSSSQTKHDGYISLPNGDVVSWCIGHLLEQATPEHYDECYKKWSLDYLPISPQQWQLIPKPKTKKQIGVLRKLIKQASVLVNAGDPDREGQLLVDEVIHYCGVKGTKLAQTKRLLVSDLNLTAVKKSLANLRVNEEFKPLSASALARSRADWLYGMNMTRAYTVLGQRAGYQGVLSVGRVQTPVLGLVVARDEEIEHFVAKPFYEVVATLTTQANESFDAKWIPSDACEKYQDDEGRVIYRKLAENVVARTSGQPAVVKSVDKQKKRLNQPLPYNLSALQIDAAKRFNLSAKQVLDCCQVLYEKHKLITYPRSDNRYLPKEHFREGAKVVAAIANNDSSLADAVNGCDTSIKSKAWNDSKVDAHHAIIPTMKQLKSASLSGTEANVYSLIARQYLAQFYPVHHYSEMKVEIDIAGGEFRAKAKSIDNIGWKTLFKHKSEDVILPALSVGQPLNCQSSQVIDKMTQPPKPFSDATLLAAMTGIARYVKDPAIKKVLKETDGLGTEATRASIIELLFKRGFLTRNNKSIHATNNGKALIKALPQSATTPDMTALWEAKLNDISQKQLGYNGFMQPLLADLDQLMNQAKHTPLDAFTGLDKGSPAKQFKKRRSYRGKASNTRKTGTRKTSSRKT from the coding sequence ATGAATTTATACATCGCCGAAAAACCTAGCCTTGCCCGTGCAATTGCTAATGGCCTCTCTTCTTCACAAACGAAACACGATGGTTATATCAGTTTGCCTAACGGTGACGTTGTCTCGTGGTGTATAGGCCATTTATTAGAACAAGCGACACCTGAACATTATGACGAGTGTTATAAAAAGTGGTCGCTAGACTATTTGCCTATTTCGCCACAGCAGTGGCAACTTATTCCAAAGCCTAAAACCAAAAAACAGATTGGTGTGCTGCGCAAGTTAATTAAGCAAGCTAGCGTGTTGGTTAATGCAGGAGATCCAGACCGCGAAGGCCAGTTATTAGTGGATGAAGTTATCCATTACTGCGGCGTAAAGGGCACAAAGCTGGCGCAGACCAAGCGATTGTTAGTTAGTGATCTCAACTTAACAGCTGTTAAGAAATCTCTAGCCAATTTGCGCGTAAACGAAGAATTTAAGCCCTTATCAGCTTCGGCGTTAGCACGCTCAAGAGCAGATTGGTTATATGGTATGAATATGACTCGTGCTTATACGGTACTTGGTCAGCGCGCAGGCTATCAGGGGGTATTATCTGTTGGTCGCGTGCAAACGCCAGTACTTGGTTTGGTAGTAGCACGTGATGAAGAAATTGAACATTTTGTCGCTAAGCCTTTTTATGAAGTAGTGGCAACGCTAACCACACAAGCTAATGAATCTTTTGATGCCAAGTGGATCCCTAGCGACGCTTGTGAAAAGTATCAGGATGATGAGGGGCGAGTTATTTATCGCAAGCTTGCAGAAAATGTGGTGGCGCGAACAAGCGGTCAACCCGCTGTTGTAAAAAGTGTCGATAAGCAAAAGAAACGTTTAAATCAGCCGTTGCCTTATAATTTATCGGCGCTACAAATTGACGCCGCTAAGCGTTTTAATTTGTCAGCGAAACAGGTGTTAGATTGTTGTCAGGTACTGTACGAAAAGCACAAGTTAATTACCTATCCGCGATCTGATAATCGATATCTTCCAAAGGAGCACTTTCGTGAAGGTGCTAAGGTAGTCGCCGCTATAGCTAATAACGATAGTTCATTAGCAGATGCAGTCAATGGCTGTGATACATCGATAAAATCCAAGGCCTGGAATGACAGTAAAGTCGATGCTCATCACGCTATTATTCCAACGATGAAGCAGCTAAAGTCAGCGAGCTTGTCTGGCACCGAGGCAAATGTATATTCATTAATTGCCCGCCAATATTTAGCGCAGTTTTATCCAGTTCATCATTATAGTGAAATGAAGGTGGAGATTGATATTGCGGGTGGTGAGTTTAGAGCGAAAGCGAAGTCGATTGATAATATAGGCTGGAAAACGCTTTTTAAGCACAAGAGTGAAGATGTAATCTTGCCAGCGTTAAGCGTTGGTCAGCCACTTAATTGTCAGTCGTCGCAAGTCATTGATAAGATGACTCAGCCACCTAAGCCTTTTTCTGATGCAACTTTGTTAGCCGCTATGACGGGGATTGCCAGATACGTTAAAGATCCTGCGATTAAAAAAGTACTTAAAGAAACCGATGGTTTAGGCACAGAAGCCACAAGAGCCAGCATTATTGAATTGTTATTTAAACGCGGATTTTTAACGCGTAATAATAAATCAATTCACGCTACTAATAATGGCAAAGCGTTAATTAAAGCATTGCCGCAATCTGCAACAACTCCTGATATGACGGCGTTATGGGAAGCTAAACTCAATGATATCTCTCAAAAGCAGCTTGGTTATAACGGGTTTATGCAGCCACTCTTGGCGGACTTAGATCAGTTAATGAACCAAGCTAAGCACACACCGCTTGATGCTTTTACTGGCTTAGATAAAGGATCGCCAGCTAAGCAATTTAAGAAGCGGCGTAGTTATCGAGGGAAAGCTTCTAATACCCGAAAAACAGGCACACGGAAAACTAGTTCGCGAAAAACCTAA
- a CDS encoding translocation/assembly module TamB domain-containing protein yields MKSLKSSSITKKSSFGLAVAILLVLFVLLTPWGNRVALQITQQLVPNLKVELSSGSLLFSPRIKRLSFENAQISIAADNLAIDWQWRCFWHSELCVTNATIAKLKLDIKNEGDDDAVALETASKNSITIDTHTPWPITIEQFAVDQLSVSSKQAIIEVQQTRFSGSWQARGIAINYLAVADAKVILSADAQITNRQVQNNEESYFSADSIAKLQSKWRTIAWPIILSQTQIKSFTVATAELRSQDGKLTHNAKDILVSASLNNQAINSLTVSALIDNFPLKLAMKGQLTPNFSIDLSLSGAHNFSPLGAQATALTLTGDSSSIAIKLTTQGKLNATLSGTASPLNDNLPISLGLTWQPIDIYQQEIAEGSLKFDGTLNDYQLRLNTQLKNEHLPISSIDLVAHGDLNAFSNIDLALKNDLGKVHSSGDFRWRDPNGARIQSRGKLTFDSLKLSSLIDKLPATINGDISYDVELKNEQWQLTMSQLALNGNALERPFNLQGVVDARYNAKDQRNPFGQWFIETLSLQHGINELTLNGQINTKSALDAKIAIADLGQSLPFMRGAKPTSITGTINATGPIDAIDVIANLSGNHISYPEYAIDLGAISINAKTKISPQGISESTNSHIDVSINQATYSDVLTDAAVSLSLAGDAKQHQLRADITSNFISGALGLSGSIENTNWISELTSTVLNYQQSTIALASPAKVAIDLKNKDIDLSEHCWRTKLNHNQMRFSELCLASPFEINTTSMRSNLATVNVTGLDMQDFQAYLPKQHQVTGPITGNLTFQSFNPQALSLATQLVWQDGTVTSDVNNNLVTHHIDSLHINSAVNRTLANVILRLSSPTLGKVDASMLSNVFEDSPFISGHLNSQGLQLAPYKPFLRYVSELEGELSVSAGFTIDSKAQQIFGSLSSNDIKIASDKLPNTIDDLNTNIVFNGTKASLTSQFKLVQGHGDISGLLDWSQTPKADLTINGQALNVMPQNGVDITFSPSINVELTPTLAKIRGDLAIDEANIVLESLPESAVAISPDVTVVSQEKQSSAMLIDLDVKTQLGDKLHLNAFGLDSLVGGELTLKQDAQLPLSAYGELGLSNATYQAFGQRLLIEQGQIIFTGSVNNPVINIKAIRDPVDTNDGVIAGVYVNGDVNQPALTIFSEPALEQQQAISYLLRGYGLGSDSNYGQNLAIAMLVNSGLGGASKAVNAIGDAVGIDNLNVTTSGSGDQTRLEFSGFIGPKLQLRYGVGVFDALPEVGLRYQVNRRLFVEFINNTDQALDLLYQFSFD; encoded by the coding sequence ATGAAAAGCCTGAAGTCATCATCAATTACCAAAAAATCGTCTTTTGGATTAGCCGTTGCGATTTTGCTAGTGCTATTTGTTCTATTGACGCCGTGGGGAAATCGCGTCGCGTTGCAAATCACACAGCAGCTAGTGCCGAATTTGAAAGTGGAGTTAAGTTCCGGCAGTTTACTATTTTCGCCTCGCATAAAACGCCTGTCATTCGAGAACGCTCAAATTAGCATCGCTGCAGATAACTTAGCGATTGATTGGCAATGGCGCTGCTTTTGGCATTCTGAGTTATGTGTAACCAACGCCACTATTGCCAAGCTCAAATTGGACATAAAAAATGAGGGCGATGATGACGCAGTAGCACTTGAAACCGCCAGCAAAAATTCCATCACTATTGATACCCATACGCCTTGGCCTATCACCATTGAGCAATTTGCGGTTGATCAACTAAGCGTTTCTTCAAAACAAGCAATAATCGAGGTGCAACAAACAAGGTTTAGTGGCAGTTGGCAAGCTAGAGGCATCGCGATAAATTATCTCGCTGTAGCTGATGCCAAGGTAATACTAAGTGCTGATGCACAGATTACTAATCGGCAAGTTCAAAATAATGAAGAGTCATATTTCTCTGCTGACTCTATTGCTAAGCTACAGAGTAAGTGGCGCACCATTGCGTGGCCAATAATTCTCAGCCAAACACAAATAAAGTCCTTTACTGTGGCCACTGCAGAGCTGCGCTCACAAGATGGTAAGCTAACCCATAACGCAAAAGATATCCTTGTTAGCGCTAGCCTTAACAATCAAGCGATAAACAGCCTCACTGTCTCAGCACTTATCGATAATTTCCCGCTCAAGCTTGCGATGAAAGGCCAATTAACGCCAAATTTTTCTATCGATTTATCCCTTAGTGGTGCTCACAACTTTTCGCCACTAGGCGCTCAAGCAACAGCACTTACCTTAACTGGCGACAGCAGTTCAATCGCTATTAAATTAACAACACAAGGTAAGCTTAACGCGACATTATCAGGCACCGCTTCACCGCTTAATGACAATCTACCTATCAGTCTCGGTCTGACGTGGCAGCCGATTGATATTTATCAGCAAGAAATTGCAGAGGGATCACTTAAGTTTGATGGTACGTTAAATGACTATCAACTGCGCTTAAATACCCAACTTAAAAATGAGCATTTACCAATATCAAGCATCGACCTAGTAGCACATGGTGATTTAAATGCGTTTTCTAACATCGATTTGGCGCTAAAAAACGATCTAGGAAAAGTGCATAGCTCTGGCGACTTTCGCTGGCGAGATCCAAATGGGGCTCGCATTCAAAGCCGCGGTAAATTGACATTTGATTCACTAAAACTTTCATCGCTAATCGACAAATTACCTGCGACTATCAATGGTGACATTAGCTATGACGTTGAGCTAAAAAACGAACAATGGCAGCTTACTATGTCACAGCTCGCATTAAACGGTAATGCGCTAGAGCGACCTTTCAATCTTCAAGGCGTTGTGGACGCTAGATACAACGCAAAAGATCAAAGGAATCCATTTGGGCAGTGGTTCATCGAGACATTGTCGCTGCAACACGGCATAAATGAGCTGACGTTAAATGGTCAAATCAATACTAAATCGGCTCTTGATGCCAAAATTGCCATTGCAGATCTTGGGCAATCTTTGCCATTTATGCGCGGAGCCAAACCCACCAGTATCACTGGAACTATAAATGCTACTGGTCCTATTGATGCTATAGATGTCATCGCTAACTTATCCGGTAATCATATTAGCTACCCCGAATATGCCATAGATTTAGGCGCAATATCGATAAATGCTAAGACCAAGATTTCACCGCAGGGCATTAGTGAAAGTACCAATTCACACATTGACGTGAGCATTAACCAAGCAACTTATAGCGATGTATTAACCGATGCAGCGGTGTCGTTATCTCTCGCGGGGGATGCTAAACAACATCAGCTCAGGGCCGATATAACATCAAATTTCATCTCAGGAGCACTGGGATTGTCGGGTAGTATTGAAAACACAAACTGGATCAGCGAGTTGACCTCAACAGTACTCAACTACCAGCAATCAACCATTGCCTTAGCCTCACCAGCCAAAGTTGCCATTGATCTAAAAAACAAAGACATTGACTTGAGTGAGCACTGCTGGCGCACAAAGCTAAATCATAATCAAATGCGATTTAGCGAACTTTGCTTGGCATCGCCTTTTGAAATCAATACCACGAGCATGCGCTCAAACCTCGCTACGGTGAATGTGACGGGGTTAGATATGCAAGATTTTCAGGCATACCTGCCAAAGCAGCATCAAGTTACAGGACCTATTACTGGCAACCTGACCTTTCAATCTTTTAACCCCCAAGCACTTAGTTTGGCAACTCAGCTAGTCTGGCAAGATGGCACTGTAACAAGTGACGTCAATAACAACTTAGTCACCCACCACATTGACTCTTTGCATATTAACAGCGCGGTTAACCGGACCTTAGCCAACGTTATTTTACGGTTGTCTTCGCCAACCCTAGGTAAAGTCGACGCCAGTATGCTAAGTAACGTTTTTGAGGACTCCCCCTTTATCAGTGGCCACTTAAATAGCCAAGGCTTACAACTCGCTCCCTACAAACCTTTCTTACGCTATGTGTCAGAATTAGAAGGTGAATTAAGCGTTAGTGCTGGTTTCACTATAGATAGCAAAGCACAACAAATTTTCGGTAGCCTCTCGTCTAATGACATTAAAATTGCCAGTGACAAATTGCCAAACACCATCGATGATTTAAATACCAATATAGTTTTTAACGGCACTAAAGCCTCGCTAACTAGTCAGTTTAAACTGGTACAAGGTCATGGCGATATTAGTGGCTTGTTAGATTGGAGCCAAACACCTAAAGCAGATCTCACCATTAATGGCCAAGCCCTTAATGTGATGCCGCAAAATGGCGTTGATATTACTTTTAGCCCATCGATTAATGTTGAACTGACACCGACACTCGCCAAAATTCGTGGTGATCTTGCCATTGATGAAGCGAATATAGTGCTAGAATCACTGCCTGAATCAGCGGTTGCCATTTCACCGGATGTCACAGTTGTCTCGCAAGAAAAGCAAAGTTCAGCGATGCTGATTGACCTAGATGTAAAAACCCAATTGGGCGATAAATTACATCTTAACGCCTTTGGTCTCGATTCTTTGGTTGGCGGAGAGCTCACTCTAAAACAAGACGCTCAACTTCCCTTGAGTGCCTATGGAGAGCTCGGTTTATCTAATGCGACTTACCAAGCGTTTGGCCAGCGGCTGCTAATTGAGCAAGGGCAAATTATATTTACCGGCTCAGTCAACAATCCAGTTATCAATATTAAAGCAATCCGCGATCCTGTTGATACGAACGATGGTGTTATTGCCGGAGTCTATGTTAACGGCGATGTTAATCAGCCTGCATTAACCATCTTTTCAGAGCCAGCCCTAGAGCAACAACAGGCGATTTCCTATTTATTACGTGGATATGGCCTCGGGAGTGACAGCAATTATGGTCAGAATTTGGCCATTGCCATGTTAGTAAATAGTGGACTCGGTGGCGCTAGTAAAGCAGTGAACGCCATCGGTGATGCTGTGGGCATCGATAACCTCAATGTCACTACCTCAGGCAGTGGCGATCAAACGCGATTAGAATTTAGTGGTTTTATCGGCCCGAAACTGCAATTACGCTATGGCGTCGGCGTATTCGATGCCCTGCCGGAAGTTGGCCTGCGCTATCAAGTTAATCGCAGGCTGTTCGTTGAATTTATCAATAACACTGACCAAGCATTGGATTTACTCTATCAATTTTCATTTGATTAG